A genomic segment from Balneola sp. encodes:
- a CDS encoding acetyl-CoA carboxylase carboxyltransferase subunit beta, whose protein sequence is MSWFKRKDDNIQTSEKKEMPEGVWVKVPTTGETIHRRELEDNLFVDPLSGYHFRVGSKEYFDIIFDKGKFEEIGNDVLPTDPLTFADRKKYTDRLEDSQKKTGLSDAARVAVGKMNGVDLVVGCMDFGFIGGSMGSVVGERLGIAIDEAREKKIPLIIISQTGGARMMESVLSLMQMAKTSAKLAQLDEEGIPFISYLTNPTTGGVTASYAMLGDFNVAEPGALIAFAGPRVVRQTIGRDLPEGFQTAEYLLEHGFLDFIVPRTQMKSKLTKLLKLVLNKK, encoded by the coding sequence ATGTCCTGGTTTAAAAGAAAAGACGATAACATTCAAACCTCTGAAAAAAAGGAAATGCCGGAAGGCGTTTGGGTAAAGGTACCTACTACAGGGGAAACCATTCATCGAAGAGAGCTGGAAGACAATTTATTCGTTGACCCGCTCAGTGGCTATCATTTTAGAGTTGGAAGTAAAGAGTATTTCGACATCATTTTTGATAAAGGAAAGTTTGAAGAAATCGGCAACGATGTACTCCCCACGGACCCGCTCACATTTGCTGATCGTAAGAAGTACACTGATAGACTGGAAGATTCGCAAAAAAAAACCGGTCTAAGCGATGCTGCTCGTGTAGCTGTTGGTAAAATGAATGGAGTTGACCTGGTTGTGGGATGTATGGACTTTGGATTTATCGGAGGCAGCATGGGTTCGGTAGTAGGCGAGCGACTAGGTATCGCTATTGATGAAGCCCGCGAGAAGAAAATTCCTCTCATTATCATTTCCCAAACGGGTGGAGCCCGAATGATGGAAAGTGTATTAAGCTTAATGCAGATGGCAAAGACATCCGCTAAACTTGCTCAACTAGATGAAGAAGGTATTCCATTCATATCTTATTTAACTAACCCAACCACTGGTGGAGTAACTGCAAGTTATGCTATGCTTGGTGATTTCAATGTTGCTGAACCAGGTGCACTTATCGCTTTTGCGGGACCTAGAGTAGTTCGACAGACAATTGGACGAGATCTTCCAGAAGGTTTCCAAACAGCAGAGTATTTACTTGAGCATGGATTCTTAGATTTTATTGTTCCAAGAACACAAATGAAATCGAAGCTGACGAAGCTTTTGAAACTCGTTCTCAATAAGAAGTAA
- the obgE gene encoding GTPase ObgE, with protein sequence MRFADYAKIYVTAGKGGDGSAHFRREKFVPKGGPDGGDGGRGGNIVLKGNAQLNTILDLRYKKYIKAKAGIHGAKSRKTGADGEDIILEVPLGTVAFDADSRERLGEITEDEQKLVIAEGGKGGLGNWHFRSSTNQTPQFAQEGKPGEERVVELELKLIADVGLVGFPNAGKSTLLSALSEARPKIADYPFTTLEPNLGVVTFSDYRSFVMADIPGIIEEAHQGKGLGIQFLRHIERNNVLLFMVSAETDIEYEYEALRNELRSYRPDLLDKPSVLAITKMDLKQGFKLEEELQIDEEIHVIHISSATGHGIDELRETLWGLIQYAKELNSES encoded by the coding sequence ATGAGATTCGCAGACTACGCTAAGATTTATGTTACGGCCGGAAAAGGCGGAGATGGGTCTGCCCATTTTAGAAGAGAGAAGTTTGTTCCAAAAGGAGGTCCGGATGGTGGAGATGGTGGTAGAGGTGGTAACATCGTTCTAAAAGGAAATGCTCAGCTTAATACCATCCTGGATTTGAGATATAAAAAATATATCAAAGCGAAGGCCGGAATACATGGGGCTAAAAGCCGTAAAACCGGCGCTGATGGAGAAGACATTATCCTGGAGGTACCTCTCGGAACGGTAGCGTTTGATGCAGATTCCAGAGAACGATTAGGGGAAATAACTGAGGATGAACAAAAGCTGGTAATAGCTGAAGGTGGAAAAGGAGGCCTAGGCAACTGGCACTTTCGAAGCTCCACTAACCAAACTCCCCAGTTTGCCCAAGAAGGAAAGCCCGGAGAAGAACGGGTTGTTGAATTAGAGTTAAAGCTCATTGCTGATGTAGGGTTGGTGGGTTTTCCAAATGCGGGTAAGAGCACACTGCTTTCTGCACTTTCTGAGGCAAGACCTAAGATTGCAGACTATCCTTTCACCACTCTTGAACCGAACCTGGGAGTAGTCACTTTTTCTGATTATCGAAGTTTTGTAATGGCTGATATCCCAGGGATAATTGAAGAAGCTCACCAGGGAAAAGGACTTGGAATTCAATTCCTGCGTCATATTGAGCGCAATAATGTGCTTCTGTTTATGGTAAGTGCTGAAACAGATATTGAGTATGAGTACGAGGCACTACGAAATGAACTTAGATCTTATCGTCCTGATCTACTTGATAAACCCTCTGTGTTAGCAATAACAAAGATGGATTTAAAACAAGGATTTAAGTTAGAAGAAGAGTTGCAAATTGATGAGGAAATTCACGTTATTCACATTTCGTCGGCTACTGGTCATGGTATTGATGAACTAAGGGAAACTCTTTGGGGACTCATACAATATGCAAAAGAACTCAATTCAGAATCTTAG
- the dprA gene encoding DNA-protecting protein DprA, with the protein MQKNSIQNLRTLLALNLINGLGPKRVKQLVQTVKDPGSIFSLTKQELRQVEGIGEASALSILSFNKWDEVDSILKDTKKTRSRIITLLDPEYPELLKQIYDPPVLFWIQGDANALSKPGIGVIGTRNTTLYGRKMAEKLSKELGEEGLCIYSGLAEGIDSIAHKAALEANASTVAVLGSGIDNLYPRSNADLANQIVKNGGAVITEYSPGAKPEPGNFPIRNRIVSGLSLGVLVVESGIQGGSMITADLALDQNREVFTIPHTLDNASGTGCNYLIKTGAAKLVQSIHDILDELPVAQKKKGETKPSPKPIAQWRKEDLSELDKKICETLEKGALQIDVLADTLSEHVSQLLVNLLQLEMKGIVVQKAGKMFELK; encoded by the coding sequence ATGCAAAAGAACTCAATTCAGAATCTTAGAACATTACTCGCTCTAAATTTAATAAATGGGCTTGGCCCGAAGCGAGTAAAACAACTCGTTCAAACCGTCAAAGATCCGGGCTCTATCTTTTCTTTGACCAAACAAGAACTTCGTCAGGTCGAAGGGATCGGTGAAGCATCCGCTTTGTCCATTTTATCATTTAATAAATGGGATGAAGTAGATTCTATACTAAAGGACACCAAAAAAACCAGATCCAGGATAATTACGCTACTTGATCCGGAGTACCCTGAGTTACTTAAACAGATTTATGACCCACCTGTTTTGTTTTGGATACAAGGTGATGCCAACGCACTTTCAAAGCCAGGTATTGGTGTAATAGGAACTCGGAATACTACTTTGTATGGTAGAAAAATGGCCGAAAAGCTTTCCAAAGAGCTTGGTGAGGAGGGATTATGCATCTATAGCGGATTGGCTGAAGGAATAGATAGTATTGCACATAAAGCTGCTCTTGAAGCCAATGCATCAACAGTAGCTGTTCTTGGGTCGGGCATAGATAATCTATATCCGCGTAGCAACGCAGATTTAGCAAATCAAATCGTAAAAAATGGTGGAGCCGTAATTACAGAGTATTCTCCGGGAGCTAAACCAGAACCTGGAAATTTTCCGATTCGAAATAGAATAGTGAGCGGATTGAGTCTGGGAGTTTTAGTAGTTGAATCAGGTATTCAGGGAGGTAGTATGATTACTGCTGATTTAGCGCTCGATCAAAACCGGGAAGTATTTACCATACCGCACACTTTGGACAATGCTTCTGGAACGGGATGTAATTATTTAATCAAAACAGGAGCTGCTAAGTTGGTACAATCAATACATGATATTCTGGATGAACTTCCTGTAGCTCAAAAAAAGAAAGGTGAAACTAAGCCATCCCCCAAACCAATAGCTCAATGGAGAAAAGAAGATTTGAGTGAACTGGATAAGAAAATCTGCGAAACTCTGGAAAAAGGAGCTCTTCAAATCGATGTTCTTGCAGATACCCTTTCCGAGCATGTAAGCCAATTATTAGTGAATCTACTCCAGCTTGAAATGAAAGGCATAGTAGTTCAAAAAGCTGGTAAAATGTTTGAGCTAAAGTAG
- a CDS encoding TonB-dependent receptor: MSKIITLLTIGVLLSTPLKAQKQVADALDLNRIVVTASKIPQLARETTKSVTIISRTEIERFQGADLAQLLHQQSGIVVNGAGSNPTAAKGVYLQGATGQYTLILIDGVPVNDPSGSGGAYDPRLFPLGNIEQIEIVKGSQSTLYGTDAIAGVINIITKKESLETVNLSAGLSYGTYNSFNSDIALRGSLNEMLGYSVSYTHASSDGTSEAEEPEGATGFDDDGFSQDAISTRLIVNPLEGLSIQPFLNYSFYDGEYDAAAFTDAPDNTFELKSFVPGVQFGYSLDRVRVNGSYQYTRTQREFISGFDPFNTEGRFHDVDVYSSGTISDQFSVLGGFNYQNNQLPASTNGVEESADIISPYLTFYANNINGFSAEIGYRLNSHTEYGNNSTFSFSPSFQATEEIKILASVSSGFKAPTLTELFSPGNYGGNPDLDPQKSFSLEGGIETRALDNTVLVKVQGFRRSIDDVIVFQFASDFLSGSYFNLNEQNFWGIEIDAEAIVSDGISLSTGYQYLKGETINDDGNGNTSKTKSLIRRPEHRFNMQVSVQPIDDLTINALVDVVGERPDTDFSTGNEVTLDAYVLANLQVSYAILPNQLTIVGDLNNIFDTEYNETYGFATWGRNAKIGLRFKL; this comes from the coding sequence ATGAGCAAAATCATAACATTACTTACAATAGGGGTTTTATTGAGCACCCCTTTAAAAGCTCAAAAACAAGTCGCTGACGCACTAGATTTGAACAGAATAGTTGTTACAGCTTCCAAGATCCCTCAATTAGCAAGGGAGACAACTAAATCAGTTACTATAATAAGTAGAACTGAAATCGAACGCTTCCAGGGAGCTGATCTTGCACAACTCTTGCACCAGCAGAGTGGAATTGTTGTAAACGGTGCGGGAAGTAATCCTACTGCTGCAAAAGGAGTTTATTTGCAAGGCGCTACTGGTCAATACACTCTAATACTTATTGACGGGGTTCCTGTTAATGATCCTTCTGGAAGTGGTGGAGCATATGATCCACGACTTTTTCCACTTGGGAATATTGAACAAATCGAAATAGTAAAGGGCAGTCAGTCTACACTTTATGGTACTGATGCTATTGCAGGTGTAATCAATATCATTACTAAAAAAGAGAGCCTGGAAACCGTAAATCTTAGTGCAGGTCTTTCTTATGGGACCTATAATAGTTTTAATAGTGATATTGCTCTCCGTGGTAGTCTCAATGAAATGCTTGGGTATTCAGTAAGCTATACTCATGCTTCTTCTGATGGTACTTCAGAAGCAGAAGAGCCAGAGGGAGCAACGGGGTTTGATGACGATGGGTTTTCACAGGATGCGATATCTACCAGATTAATAGTTAATCCATTAGAAGGCCTTTCTATTCAACCCTTTCTAAACTATAGTTTCTATGATGGTGAATATGACGCAGCAGCTTTTACTGATGCCCCGGATAATACTTTTGAATTGAAGAGTTTTGTACCTGGAGTACAGTTTGGATATTCTTTGGATAGAGTTCGTGTGAATGGCTCCTATCAATACACAAGAACGCAACGTGAATTTATAAGCGGTTTTGACCCCTTTAATACAGAAGGGCGTTTTCATGATGTAGATGTTTATTCATCGGGTACTATCAGCGATCAATTTAGTGTTCTTGGAGGATTCAACTACCAGAATAACCAATTACCTGCCAGTACGAATGGTGTAGAAGAATCTGCGGATATTATCAGCCCTTACCTGACATTTTATGCTAATAACATAAACGGTTTTAGTGCAGAAATAGGCTACCGCTTAAATAGTCACACTGAGTATGGGAATAACTCTACATTCAGTTTCTCGCCTTCTTTTCAAGCCACCGAGGAGATAAAAATACTGGCTTCTGTAAGCTCCGGATTCAAAGCACCTACGTTAACTGAGCTGTTTAGTCCAGGCAATTATGGTGGAAATCCAGATTTAGATCCTCAAAAAAGCTTTTCTCTAGAAGGTGGTATAGAAACCCGGGCTTTGGATAATACAGTGCTTGTAAAAGTGCAAGGCTTCCGTCGAAGTATAGATGATGTTATTGTTTTCCAGTTTGCTTCGGATTTTTTATCTGGGAGCTATTTCAACCTGAACGAGCAAAATTTCTGGGGTATCGAAATAGATGCGGAAGCAATTGTTTCAGATGGAATTTCTTTGTCTACTGGCTACCAGTACCTGAAGGGTGAAACTATCAATGATGATGGAAATGGGAATACTTCAAAAACAAAGTCTCTTATTCGTAGACCTGAACACCGATTCAATATGCAGGTTTCTGTACAGCCTATCGACGATCTTACCATCAATGCATTGGTAGATGTGGTAGGGGAACGACCTGATACCGATTTTTCAACAGGGAATGAAGTAACACTTGATGCCTATGTGTTAGCAAATCTTCAAGTATCGTATGCAATACTTCCCAATCAATTAACCATAGTCGGAGATTTAAATAATATTTTTGACACCGAATACAATGAAACCTACGGTTTTGCAACCTGGGGCAGAAATGCAAAAATTGGCCTTCGGTTCAAACTCTAA
- a CDS encoding ABC transporter substrate-binding protein: MKVCSFLPAATQMMYDMKLDGMLEGITFECPEQALSEKPPVVRCVLEGKNYSSIEIDKIFSASKASGKSLYYVDEELIQEIAPDVIFTQDVCDVCQIDTECTSRAVAKLPKQPELISLTPQSLHDVFDNALTIAKAVGQEEVAYQYLGGLQQRIDLIIDTLRKHKTLPRRVSLLEWIDPIYNCGHWIPHQIGYAGGVDMLSNPSSDSIRMEWERIAKYDPEVLVIAPCGFNIERAAEEIDILVNKKGWDQVSAVRNGEVYLVDFDLFTQSSAGTLVDGIEVLASLFHPEIFNLPKRISHKAKAIELIKLGIK, from the coding sequence ATGAAGGTATGTTCTTTTCTTCCCGCAGCTACTCAAATGATGTATGATATGAAGCTAGATGGTATGCTTGAGGGCATCACATTCGAGTGCCCTGAGCAGGCTTTGAGCGAAAAGCCACCGGTAGTTCGATGTGTTCTGGAAGGAAAGAACTATTCGAGTATAGAGATTGATAAGATCTTTTCTGCCAGCAAAGCAAGTGGAAAGAGCCTCTATTATGTGGATGAAGAGCTAATACAAGAAATTGCTCCTGATGTAATTTTTACCCAGGATGTATGTGATGTGTGCCAAATTGATACAGAATGTACGTCGAGGGCTGTAGCCAAACTTCCTAAACAACCTGAGTTGATTTCTCTTACTCCACAATCCTTACATGATGTATTTGACAATGCACTTACTATTGCCAAGGCAGTAGGACAAGAAGAAGTTGCTTATCAGTATTTAGGAGGCCTTCAACAGCGTATTGATTTAATCATTGATACACTTCGTAAGCATAAAACACTTCCCAGAAGAGTTTCGCTATTGGAGTGGATTGATCCGATTTATAATTGTGGTCATTGGATTCCTCATCAAATTGGATATGCAGGCGGAGTAGATATGCTTTCTAACCCATCTAGCGATAGCATTCGAATGGAATGGGAGCGAATTGCTAAATACGATCCTGAAGTCCTGGTAATTGCTCCATGTGGGTTCAATATTGAAAGGGCAGCTGAAGAAATCGATATCCTTGTTAACAAGAAAGGCTGGGATCAGGTTTCGGCAGTCAGAAACGGTGAAGTATACCTGGTAGATTTTGATTTATTTACTCAGTCTTCTGCTGGCACTTTAGTAGATGGCATTGAAGTACTGGCTTCATTATTTCACCCCGAGATATTCAATCTCCCAAAGAGAATCTCTCATAAAGCGAAAGCTATTGAATTGATAAAACTTGGGATAAAATGA
- a CDS encoding diphthine--ammonia ligase, which produces MIHKSVFNWSGGKDSSLALFHILRDPTYSIESLLSTVNGGNSRLAMHGVRQELIEGQARSLKIPLFALQLPEMPSMDEYNSAMSETMNGYKAEGFTHSIFGDIFLEDLKDYRVNELNKIGFNAVFPLWKRDTQELVSEFIDLGFKAITVCVKDQILGEEFVGRIIDKEFVKDLPDGVDPCGEYGEFHSFVFDGPIFETPVSFEIGEKVLKRYKNPDPDNNDCRLSNESDPNKMGFWFCDLIPK; this is translated from the coding sequence ATGATTCATAAATCGGTATTTAATTGGAGCGGGGGAAAGGACAGTTCCCTCGCTCTATTTCATATTCTTAGGGATCCTACCTATTCCATTGAATCGTTATTGAGTACGGTGAATGGGGGTAATAGTCGTTTGGCTATGCATGGGGTAAGACAAGAACTAATTGAGGGCCAAGCCCGGTCACTCAAGATCCCTTTGTTTGCTCTTCAGTTACCGGAAATGCCTTCTATGGATGAGTATAACTCAGCAATGTCGGAGACAATGAATGGGTATAAAGCTGAAGGCTTCACGCATTCTATTTTTGGAGATATCTTTTTAGAAGACTTAAAAGATTATCGGGTGAATGAGTTGAATAAAATTGGATTTAATGCGGTATTTCCATTATGGAAGAGAGATACTCAGGAACTAGTGAGCGAATTTATCGACCTGGGCTTTAAAGCGATTACGGTTTGCGTAAAGGATCAAATACTAGGTGAAGAATTTGTCGGTCGAATTATTGACAAGGAGTTCGTAAAAGATCTCCCGGACGGAGTAGACCCATGTGGCGAATACGGAGAATTCCACAGTTTTGTATTTGATGGGCCTATTTTTGAAACCCCGGTTTCATTTGAGATTGGCGAAAAAGTACTCAAGAGATATAAAAATCCTGATCCCGATAATAATGATTGCAGGCTTTCAAATGAATCAGACCCTAATAAGATGGGATTCTGGTTCTGTGACTTAATTCCGAAGTAA
- a CDS encoding phospho-sugar mutase, with protein MGNLEASVQEKIDQWLTGGYDEETKASIRHMLDTEQFTQLTDAFYRDLEFGTGGLRGIMGVGSNRVNKYTFGMATQGLSNFLKKTYPNEQIKVAIAYDCRNNSDTLAQVVADVFSANGIYVYFFEALRPTPELSYAIRELSCQSGVVLTASHNPKEYNGYKAYGADGGQFVAPYDKMVMEEVQKISNVEEVKFEGNPENIESISEEIDQKYLNELVKLSVSKEAIQRQKDLSIVFSPIHGTGGVSVPPALKAYGFENVTLVEEQMVVDGNFPTVVYPNPEEQEALSMAMAKAKEIDAELVMATDPDSDRVGIAVKNDKDEWILFNGNMTGTLIINYMLTAWKEAGKLTGNEYIVKTIVTSYLIDRIAGSYGVECYNTLTGFKYIGELITELEGKKQFIAGGEESYGYLIGEHVRDKDAVVSAVIIAEMAAYYKDKGSSLFEALLEMYVEHGFFKEKLVSVTKKGKAGAEEIQQMMANFRSNPPQSLGGSKLTILKDYQTQKEKNLETGEVTPIDLPKANVLQFITEDGGIVSARPSGTEPKIKFYCSVNTSLESADKYYETDASLGFVIDSMLKDLGA; from the coding sequence ATGGGTAATCTAGAAGCATCTGTACAAGAGAAAATCGATCAATGGCTAACTGGTGGATATGATGAAGAAACAAAAGCATCCATCCGGCACATGTTGGATACAGAACAGTTTACTCAATTAACGGATGCTTTTTACAGAGATCTGGAGTTTGGTACAGGGGGGCTTCGGGGAATAATGGGGGTTGGCTCAAACAGGGTAAACAAATATACCTTTGGTATGGCTACACAAGGTCTTAGCAATTTTCTTAAAAAGACCTACCCCAATGAACAAATCAAAGTTGCTATTGCCTATGATTGCAGGAATAATTCAGATACCCTGGCACAAGTTGTAGCTGATGTGTTTTCGGCCAATGGTATTTACGTCTATTTCTTCGAAGCCTTGAGACCCACTCCGGAGTTGTCCTACGCTATCCGTGAGCTTAGTTGCCAAAGTGGAGTAGTACTTACTGCTTCTCACAACCCTAAAGAATACAACGGTTATAAGGCTTATGGTGCTGATGGGGGTCAATTTGTTGCACCTTATGATAAAATGGTGATGGAAGAGGTTCAGAAAATTTCCAACGTTGAGGAAGTGAAGTTTGAGGGAAATCCTGAAAACATTGAGAGTATTAGCGAAGAAATTGATCAAAAGTACTTAAATGAGTTAGTTAAGCTTTCGGTTTCCAAAGAAGCCATCCAAAGGCAAAAAGATCTTAGTATTGTCTTCTCCCCTATTCACGGTACCGGTGGAGTTTCGGTTCCTCCTGCTCTAAAAGCATATGGCTTTGAGAATGTAACCCTGGTTGAAGAGCAGATGGTTGTTGATGGTAATTTCCCTACAGTGGTGTACCCAAACCCGGAAGAACAGGAAGCGCTAAGCATGGCCATGGCTAAAGCAAAAGAGATTGATGCTGAACTTGTAATGGCTACCGATCCTGACTCCGATAGAGTGGGTATTGCAGTAAAAAATGATAAGGATGAGTGGATTCTGTTTAACGGAAATATGACTGGAACCCTGATTATCAATTACATGCTTACCGCCTGGAAAGAAGCGGGTAAGCTCACTGGAAATGAGTACATCGTTAAAACCATTGTTACTTCCTACCTCATCGATAGAATAGCTGGATCTTATGGAGTAGAGTGTTACAACACCTTAACCGGATTTAAATACATTGGTGAACTAATCACCGAATTGGAGGGCAAAAAACAATTTATTGCTGGTGGTGAAGAAAGCTATGGATACTTAATCGGTGAGCATGTTCGAGATAAAGATGCAGTAGTATCAGCAGTAATTATTGCTGAAATGGCCGCCTACTACAAAGACAAGGGCAGCAGCCTATTTGAGGCTCTACTGGAAATGTATGTTGAACATGGTTTTTTCAAAGAGAAACTGGTTTCCGTTACCAAAAAAGGGAAAGCAGGTGCAGAGGAAATACAGCAGATGATGGCTAATTTCAGAAGTAATCCTCCTCAGAGTTTAGGTGGTTCAAAACTAACCATTCTTAAAGACTACCAGACTCAAAAAGAAAAGAATCTTGAGACCGGAGAGGTAACTCCAATTGACCTACCTAAAGCCAATGTGCTTCAGTTTATTACAGAAGACGGAGGTATTGTCTCCGCCCGGCCTTCCGGAACAGAGCCAAAGATTAAATTCTATTGCAGCGTAAATACCTCTCTCGAAAGTGCGGATAAATATTACGAAACAGATGCCTCTTTGGGCTTCGTGATAGATTCTATGTTGAAAGATTTGGGTGCATAA
- a CDS encoding DUF305 domain-containing protein: MNFVQADVDFMTGMIAHHAQALIMSDLAPKNGASPEVQRLASRIINAQKDEIATMQTWLRDRGQPVPKVRIEGLMLMIDTEGGEHMGHEGHGAHGGHSNHDHMNMVGMLTQEQLAELSEAKGIDFDRLFLEYMIQHHMGAVTMVEKLISTDGAVQDEGSFRLATDINVDQITEIERMKLMLLGITPAEEFD; this comes from the coding sequence ATGAATTTTGTACAGGCAGATGTTGACTTCATGACTGGTATGATCGCGCATCATGCGCAGGCACTTATTATGTCTGACTTGGCACCAAAGAATGGCGCAAGTCCGGAAGTTCAACGATTGGCTTCAAGAATTATCAATGCCCAGAAAGATGAAATTGCCACAATGCAAACCTGGCTAAGAGATCGAGGACAGCCCGTGCCAAAAGTTCGTATCGAAGGGTTAATGCTTATGATTGATACAGAAGGTGGAGAACATATGGGGCACGAAGGACATGGTGCTCATGGAGGGCATAGTAATCACGACCATATGAATATGGTGGGTATGCTTACCCAAGAGCAGTTGGCTGAATTATCGGAAGCCAAAGGCATCGATTTCGACCGTTTATTTTTGGAGTATATGATACAGCACCACATGGGAGCCGTTACAATGGTTGAAAAACTAATCAGTACGGATGGTGCAGTTCAGGATGAAGGGTCTTTTCGATTAGCAACTGATATCAATGTTGATCAGATTACAGAAATCGAACGTATGAAATTAATGCTCCTGGGTATTACTCCAGCCGAAGAATTTGACTAA